The Leptospira kmetyi serovar Malaysia str. Bejo-Iso9 genome includes a window with the following:
- a CDS encoding GAF domain-containing SpoIIE family protein phosphatase — MSERQLSLSLISDITARINSTDDLEELLGIIIETTKDVLNTEGCSLLLYDRDEDCLVFNVAKGTKGESLTELKVPRGKGIAGMVLETLEPVIVNDAANDPRIYRNIDETVGFVTNNLICVPMSTQGEIQGVLEAVNSLGRSEFTNKDIKVLQYLSDLAAIAIRNRRLIRDLKSRANELDCLFQLSQAISNIAEMDQFLNLTVHSISEVMGAERVSLIFFNLKSGKYELKKSIGFSLEDEEHFINEKEGVIKKIIETGAPLLVQNNSNIMEEWVRPERYKTKSFISVPIRQDGKIIGILNSADKKSGDSFNNADQNVLSTISNQIAEAYNSLLSKDQKEKLNSIRRDMQIASQIQVNSLPNIPKKIQGLELETSYIASKEIGGDFYDLIYHNPDEVSVLIADVSGKGIAAALFMEFSKTIIAGEVSRNSSTSISLMSANRIIQEKSGYFMFVTVMLARINMAKRRIRYSSAGHNEQLLYKAKEKKVVSLSGKGMPLGIKESEIDEHEIDYSPGDLLILYTDGVSEAMNESNEMYGLENLTRLIERNGEMPLGALKELIIDTTDAFRGEADPHDDYTLFMVRLP, encoded by the coding sequence ATGAGTGAAAGGCAACTATCCTTATCCCTAATTTCAGATATTACGGCGAGAATCAATTCGACCGACGACCTGGAAGAACTTCTCGGCATCATCATTGAAACAACGAAGGACGTTCTCAACACGGAAGGATGTTCGCTTTTGTTGTATGATCGGGACGAAGACTGTCTCGTTTTCAACGTAGCCAAGGGAACCAAGGGAGAATCCTTAACGGAACTGAAAGTTCCCCGAGGAAAGGGAATTGCCGGAATGGTTTTGGAAACTCTGGAACCCGTGATCGTAAACGACGCGGCGAACGATCCCCGCATTTATAGAAACATCGACGAAACCGTCGGATTTGTTACGAACAACCTGATCTGCGTTCCGATGAGCACCCAAGGGGAAATCCAAGGAGTTCTCGAAGCGGTCAATTCTTTGGGAAGAAGCGAATTCACGAACAAAGACATTAAGGTTCTTCAATATCTTTCCGACCTCGCCGCCATCGCGATCAGAAACCGAAGATTGATCCGCGATTTAAAAAGCCGTGCAAACGAATTGGATTGTTTGTTTCAACTCAGTCAGGCGATTTCAAACATCGCGGAGATGGATCAATTTTTAAATCTTACGGTTCATTCCATTTCGGAAGTAATGGGCGCGGAACGGGTTTCTCTGATCTTCTTCAACTTAAAGAGCGGAAAATACGAACTCAAAAAAAGCATAGGCTTTAGTCTCGAAGACGAAGAACATTTCATCAACGAGAAAGAAGGTGTGATCAAAAAGATCATCGAAACCGGCGCTCCTTTGCTCGTTCAAAACAATTCCAACATCATGGAAGAATGGGTTCGTCCCGAACGATACAAAACGAAATCCTTCATTTCGGTTCCGATCCGTCAGGACGGTAAGATCATCGGAATTCTGAACTCCGCCGATAAAAAATCCGGGGACAGTTTCAACAACGCGGATCAAAACGTTCTCAGTACGATTTCGAATCAAATCGCAGAAGCGTACAATTCTCTTCTTTCCAAGGACCAAAAGGAAAAACTCAATTCGATTCGAAGAGATATGCAGATCGCTTCTCAGATTCAGGTGAATTCTTTACCGAATATTCCGAAGAAGATCCAAGGTCTCGAACTCGAAACGAGTTATATCGCGTCGAAAGAAATCGGCGGAGATTTTTACGATCTGATCTATCACAACCCCGACGAAGTGAGCGTGTTGATCGCGGACGTTTCCGGTAAAGGAATCGCCGCCGCGCTTTTTATGGAATTTTCCAAAACGATCATCGCCGGAGAGGTTTCCCGGAATTCTTCGACGAGCATCAGTTTGATGAGTGCGAATCGGATCATTCAGGAAAAATCCGGTTACTTTATGTTCGTTACCGTGATGCTCGCGAGAATCAACATGGCGAAACGAAGAATTCGTTATTCAAGCGCGGGTCACAACGAACAACTTCTTTACAAGGCCAAAGAAAAAAAGGTAGTAAGTCTTTCCGGAAAAGGAATGCCTCTCGGAATCAAAGAATCCGAAATTGACGAACACGAAATCGATTATTCTCCCGGCGATCTTTTGATCCTTTATACGGACGGGGTCAGCGAAGCGATGAACGAATCGAACGAGATGTACGGTCTTGAAAATCTTACGAGACTGATCGAACGAAACGGGGAGATGCCTCTCGGAGCTTTGAAAGAATTGATCATCGATACGACCGACGCCTTTCGTGGAGAAGCCGATCCTCACGACGACTATACCCTCTTTATGGTTCGTCTTCCTTAA
- a CDS encoding DUF1564 domain-containing protein, translating into MGYLILDSNQEIESPMQQRTLITATLLIPEATWIRYSPEVARILPKRLPQLLQRYGKYLTTLPRLGRNARTTLYQPSLGKEKMKRINVRLSTGSWAFLGTLAQVHGVSRCYLFNFLLSLEELEVADSIVGVMNAGVPAFHRDYKYILHLDLLNNRVKRRLQCEPVGIFRTLDYRDWYPS; encoded by the coding sequence ATGGGTTATCTGATTTTAGATTCGAATCAAGAAATCGAATCTCCGATGCAACAGCGAACTTTGATTACCGCGACTCTTTTGATTCCTGAAGCGACTTGGATTCGTTACAGTCCCGAGGTTGCGAGAATTCTTCCCAAAAGACTTCCTCAGTTGTTGCAGCGTTACGGTAAGTATTTGACCACTCTCCCAAGATTGGGGAGGAATGCCCGAACCACGTTGTATCAACCGAGTTTGGGAAAGGAAAAGATGAAAAGGATCAACGTTCGACTGAGCACAGGTAGTTGGGCTTTTTTAGGAACGCTCGCGCAGGTGCACGGGGTGTCTCGTTGTTATCTTTTTAATTTTCTTTTGTCTTTGGAGGAGTTAGAGGTCGCGGATTCTATCGTTGGCGTTATGAATGCGGGAGTTCCCGCGTTTCACCGAGACTACAAATATATTCTCCACCTCGATCTACTCAACAACCGAGTCAAAAGACGATTACAATGCGAACCGGTCGGAATTTTCCGCACATTGGACTATAGAGATTGGTATCCTTCCTGA
- a CDS encoding LIC_20087 family outer membrane protein — translation MNKKRSLILSLFLFLFGVSIFSVEDPTFSPFEPYHLSRDFDLNRQKYLQVVAIPYKDPMELKLGPEYDTAPEKKSPEPTFIKTPGLSFSGMFQPFLFSVVPHGSVQFLPVSETVFVNDSPSRNGKLVSGAFSEKRTMDRITDSRNQIQGFGLMSWNTNPLQNGSSSGVMFLYMKRHAGLEMDFNARMIGNQAGLAVLESAKSTIAFNYSVFPEIGESSKMNFFLQFSSIKRFQDRNLGYAGTTDLGANNARGLKSYEYYLNPGISFSSRNLSLEGMVRVPVPTAAQLAGEQHQWMQDVQGILGIKYSFSETSSK, via the coding sequence ATGAACAAAAAGAGATCCCTCATTCTTTCTTTATTTTTGTTTTTATTCGGGGTTTCGATTTTTTCCGTCGAGGACCCTACTTTCAGCCCGTTCGAACCGTATCATCTTTCCCGGGACTTCGATCTCAATCGTCAAAAATATCTGCAGGTTGTCGCGATCCCGTATAAAGATCCGATGGAACTCAAACTCGGACCGGAATACGATACCGCGCCCGAAAAAAAATCTCCCGAACCGACGTTTATCAAAACTCCCGGTCTTTCCTTTTCGGGAATGTTTCAACCGTTTTTATTCTCCGTCGTTCCGCACGGAAGCGTTCAATTCTTACCCGTTTCCGAAACCGTTTTTGTAAACGACTCTCCGTCCCGAAACGGAAAGCTCGTATCGGGCGCATTCTCCGAAAAAAGAACGATGGATCGTATCACGGATTCCAGAAACCAAATCCAAGGATTCGGTCTGATGAGCTGGAATACCAATCCGCTTCAAAACGGAAGTAGCTCCGGCGTTATGTTTCTTTATATGAAACGTCATGCGGGTTTGGAAATGGATTTTAACGCGAGAATGATCGGTAACCAAGCCGGGCTTGCGGTTCTCGAATCCGCAAAGTCCACGATTGCGTTCAACTACTCCGTATTTCCCGAAATCGGAGAAAGTTCCAAGATGAATTTCTTTCTTCAATTCTCCAGTATCAAACGGTTTCAGGATAGAAACCTTGGCTACGCGGGAACGACCGATCTCGGCGCGAACAACGCGCGCGGTTTAAAATCCTACGAGTACTACTTGAACCCTGGGATTTCGTTTTCTTCCAGAAACTTGAGTCTGGAAGGAATGGTAAGAGTTCCGGTTCCGACCGCCGCTCAACTCGCGGGAGAACAACACCAGTGGATGCAGGACGTTCAGGGAATTCTCGGAATCAAGTATAGCTTCTCGGAAACTTCTTCCAAATAA
- a CDS encoding 7TM diverse intracellular signaling domain-containing protein: MKTILFFLCVLIVPSLIFSENEESWKPIDLRKGIWIAVDDFKKEYPNGIDSSLPNAKKISNFPIVLNEIFETPVGVGLKEFTLQTRFQIREDLSKTKIYKPIFLYLESIGENWEIFLNGHSLVREVHLDSSGKEMLLRRTIRSFRLPVDSSLLKPGENLLTFRLIGDVPASALSKNVDLGFYIDGDYSITTEQKLSGEISTLVNLCLNTIYVFFGLYHLLIYAKRREDRYNLYFGIFSVFMALYSLSRSNIAFDVIHDTTWITRIEYATVSLLSPLFLLFMQDYFYGRAKFSKVLFGILILNLIIAAVTLVEPFRYTMTSLRLWQISILPTLLYLLYFMSKAVYLRKKDAILLATSMFTVVFIAVYDVIDSVFFQSGIRFTQFAYFLFVVALTTILANRFISLYRQSEDLNIELSQQKLELARQKNAFFRFVPVQFLNVLGKDSAVEVNLGDSVLKEMSVLFTDIRSFTTISEQMTPEENFRFINDYLASMEPVIQRHEGFVDKFMGDGILALFSGEGEAMNPNLHGKTSADKAILAAIEMKKKVQAINAEAKDSHFRGLKIGIGINTGNLMLGTVGSRSRLDTTVIGDTVNVASRLESLTNLYRADILITKNTLSSMTIADGLAIREIDSVVVKGKTDPIIIYEVYEADAPHIRKLKDTTLPLITRGIILYKVADFQEALINFEQALKVFPEDIVSILYRKRCQEYIASPPTGNWIGVQHLLEK, translated from the coding sequence TTGAAAACGATCCTATTCTTCCTTTGTGTACTCATTGTTCCTTCTTTGATTTTTTCCGAAAACGAAGAATCCTGGAAGCCCATCGACTTAAGAAAAGGAATTTGGATCGCGGTCGACGATTTTAAAAAAGAATATCCGAACGGAATCGATTCTTCCCTTCCGAACGCAAAAAAAATCTCGAACTTTCCGATCGTCTTAAACGAAATTTTCGAAACTCCGGTCGGAGTCGGTTTGAAAGAATTTACGCTTCAAACCCGGTTTCAAATCCGAGAAGATCTTTCCAAAACCAAAATCTACAAACCCATCTTTTTATATCTGGAATCCATCGGCGAAAACTGGGAGATTTTTCTGAACGGACATTCTCTCGTTCGGGAAGTTCATCTGGATTCTTCCGGAAAAGAAATGCTTCTGCGGAGAACGATCCGAAGTTTTCGTCTTCCGGTCGATTCGAGTCTTTTAAAACCGGGGGAGAATCTTCTGACCTTCCGTTTGATCGGCGACGTTCCGGCTTCGGCACTTTCCAAAAACGTGGACTTGGGTTTTTATATCGACGGAGATTATTCGATCACGACCGAACAAAAACTTTCCGGCGAAATTTCAACGTTAGTCAACCTTTGCTTGAATACGATTTACGTTTTCTTCGGCTTGTATCATCTTTTGATCTACGCAAAACGAAGAGAGGATCGATACAATCTGTACTTCGGAATTTTCAGCGTTTTTATGGCGCTATATTCCCTTTCAAGATCGAACATCGCGTTCGACGTGATCCACGATACGACCTGGATTACAAGAATCGAATACGCGACCGTTTCGCTTTTATCTCCTTTGTTTCTTCTGTTTATGCAGGATTATTTTTACGGAAGAGCCAAGTTTTCGAAGGTTCTTTTCGGAATTCTCATCTTAAACCTAATCATCGCGGCGGTTACGCTCGTGGAACCGTTCCGTTATACGATGACAAGTCTTCGTCTTTGGCAGATTTCCATTCTTCCCACGCTTTTGTATCTTCTGTATTTTATGAGCAAAGCGGTTTATCTGAGAAAGAAGGACGCGATTCTTTTGGCGACGAGCATGTTTACGGTCGTGTTTATCGCGGTTTACGACGTGATCGATTCCGTTTTCTTTCAATCGGGAATTCGTTTTACTCAGTTCGCGTATTTTCTTTTCGTAGTCGCGTTGACCACCATTCTCGCGAACCGTTTTATCTCTTTGTATCGTCAATCCGAAGACTTAAACATAGAACTCAGTCAACAGAAACTCGAACTCGCGAGACAGAAGAACGCATTCTTTCGTTTTGTTCCGGTTCAATTCTTAAACGTTCTTGGAAAAGATTCCGCGGTGGAAGTGAATTTGGGAGATTCTGTTCTAAAAGAGATGAGTGTTTTGTTTACGGACATTCGTTCGTTCACCACCATTTCGGAACAGATGACTCCGGAAGAAAACTTTCGTTTTATCAACGATTATCTCGCGAGTATGGAACCCGTGATTCAAAGACACGAAGGGTTTGTGGATAAGTTTATGGGAGACGGAATTCTCGCGCTTTTTTCCGGAGAAGGCGAAGCGATGAACCCGAACCTTCACGGTAAAACCTCGGCGGACAAGGCGATTCTTGCGGCGATCGAGATGAAAAAGAAAGTGCAGGCGATCAACGCGGAAGCAAAAGATTCTCACTTTAGAGGTTTAAAAATCGGAATCGGGATCAACACGGGAAATCTGATGCTTGGAACCGTGGGAAGTCGTTCCAGACTCGATACGACCGTGATCGGTGATACGGTTAACGTGGCTTCTCGTTTGGAAAGTTTAACGAACCTTTACCGCGCCGATATCCTCATTACGAAGAATACTCTTTCTTCGATGACGATCGCCGATGGTCTTGCGATCCGTGAAATCGATTCCGTCGTGGTCAAAGGAAAAACCGATCCGATCATCATCTACGAAGTGTACGAAGCGGACGCGCCTCATATCCGTAAACTCAAGGACACGACTCTTCCTTTGATTACGAGAGGGATCATTCTTTACAAAGTCGCCGACTTTCAAGAGGCGCTGATCAACTTCGAACAAGCCCTAAAGGTTTTTCCCGAGGATATCGTTTCGATTTTGTATCGCAAACGTTGTCAGGAATACATCGCCTCGCCTCCGACCGGAAACTGGATCGGAGTTCAACATCTCCTCGAAAAGTAA
- the argB gene encoding acetylglutamate kinase: MEKLLERVNHILEALPYITKYSGKTVVIKYGGAAMAKADLKESFARDIVLLKYVGIHPVIVHGGGPEINRLLESLKIPTEFVHGHRVTDAQTMDVVEMVLTGKVNKQIVSMINSQGGKAVGISGKDGNLAKAVKTPIEIELEGKEKQLFDVGLVGKIESVNPEILHNLQKEGFIPVISPVAESAEGDSLNINADTFAGEIAGALKAEKLILLTDTEGILIDGKLATGLNRGKVKDYIRKGEISGGMIPKVECCLTAIDQGVRRTHIIDGRVPHSILIEIFTDQGIGSLIE; this comes from the coding sequence ATGGAAAAACTTTTAGAAAGAGTCAATCATATCCTCGAAGCCCTACCCTATATCACGAAGTATTCGGGCAAGACGGTTGTGATCAAATACGGCGGGGCCGCAATGGCAAAGGCCGATCTAAAAGAATCTTTCGCAAGAGATATCGTTCTTTTAAAATACGTGGGAATCCATCCGGTGATCGTACACGGAGGCGGACCCGAAATCAATCGTCTCTTGGAAAGTTTAAAAATTCCCACCGAGTTCGTACACGGACATAGAGTTACGGACGCTCAAACCATGGACGTCGTCGAAATGGTTCTTACCGGAAAGGTGAACAAACAAATCGTTTCTATGATCAATTCTCAGGGCGGAAAGGCCGTGGGAATTTCGGGCAAGGACGGAAATCTTGCAAAGGCCGTAAAAACTCCGATCGAGATCGAACTGGAAGGAAAGGAAAAACAACTGTTCGACGTAGGACTTGTCGGCAAAATCGAATCCGTTAATCCGGAAATTCTTCACAACCTTCAGAAGGAAGGATTTATTCCCGTAATCTCCCCCGTCGCGGAATCCGCCGAAGGAGACAGTCTCAACATCAACGCGGATACGTTCGCCGGTGAAATCGCGGGCGCGTTAAAGGCGGAGAAGTTGATTCTTCTTACGGATACGGAAGGAATTCTCATCGACGGAAAACTGGCCACGGGTCTGAACCGAGGCAAAGTGAAGGATTATATTCGAAAGGGAGAAATTTCCGGCGGAATGATTCCGAAAGTGGAATGTTGTCTAACCGCGATCGATCAGGGCGTGAGAAGAACCCATATCATCGACGGAAGAGTTCCGCATTCCATTCTCATCGAGATTTTTACGGATCAAGGAATTGGTTCTTTAATCGAATAA
- a CDS encoding M61 family metallopeptidase: MSKLKFLVQEYQLTGHYLQVELEIASAQKETILSLPVWSPGSYMVRDYSRHVHKMEAFVSGKNGKSLEVVPIGLDSWSVKSEGESFRIRYVVYGYDYSVRSNYFTTEFCLLHPPALFLYPRDLEVSEITLEISNALPFEFCHSGLAGKGKKRGSTDLDEFLDAPILLSNRAAIPFRSGECDHEIVLEGELSKSVQKTLIADLQKITEEQIRAFGGSPNARYLFVLILSEGAYGGLEHLNSSVNMYDPLKALSKDGYLKLLELLSHEYFHLWNVKRIRPIALGPFDYQKPSLTKELWIAEGITSFYDAYFLVRTKHLSAESYLAKVMEDLQSLEKSEGESWMSLEDSSFTAWTKFYNRPNDPNANNTGVSYYVKGGILALAMDLYLLSETSGKFSLLDVMNEVYQTFFVGKKRGFTKIEFFEAAKKRTGVDLKLEFGDYLDKPVVIPIERYFHKIGVKRLDSSPGVELGFTTREERGNLILSKVDWKVLDPSVDLSQGDEWIALNGSRIHSGNRKDLLKQFKAGDKVELLIARRGKILKRKLKLSKRFQSSQFKFEEHPSEDQVRLRNLFFGLG; the protein is encoded by the coding sequence TTGTCTAAACTTAAATTTTTAGTTCAGGAATATCAACTCACAGGACACTATCTTCAAGTCGAATTGGAGATAGCGTCCGCTCAAAAAGAAACGATTCTTTCTCTTCCCGTTTGGTCGCCCGGTTCTTATATGGTTCGGGATTATTCCAGACATGTCCACAAAATGGAAGCGTTCGTTTCGGGAAAGAATGGAAAGAGTTTGGAAGTGGTTCCGATCGGTCTCGATTCTTGGAGCGTGAAATCCGAGGGAGAATCCTTTCGCATCCGTTACGTGGTTTACGGTTACGATTATTCGGTTCGTTCTAATTACTTCACGACTGAATTCTGTCTTTTACATCCGCCCGCCTTGTTTTTATATCCCCGAGACCTGGAAGTTTCGGAAATTACATTAGAAATTTCGAATGCTCTTCCCTTTGAGTTTTGTCATTCCGGTTTGGCCGGTAAGGGGAAGAAGCGCGGTTCGACCGATCTCGACGAGTTTTTGGACGCACCGATTCTTTTGTCGAACCGCGCGGCGATTCCGTTTCGGTCCGGAGAATGCGATCACGAAATCGTTCTCGAGGGAGAATTGTCCAAATCCGTCCAAAAAACTTTGATCGCGGATCTTCAAAAAATTACGGAAGAGCAGATCCGCGCGTTCGGCGGATCGCCGAACGCGCGTTACTTGTTTGTTTTGATCTTATCCGAAGGGGCTTACGGGGGTTTGGAACATCTCAATTCTTCCGTAAACATGTATGATCCGTTGAAGGCGCTTTCCAAAGACGGTTATTTAAAACTTTTGGAGCTTTTATCGCACGAATACTTTCATCTTTGGAACGTAAAAAGAATTCGTCCGATCGCTCTCGGACCATTCGATTATCAGAAGCCGAGTCTTACGAAAGAGTTGTGGATCGCGGAAGGAATCACTTCGTTTTACGACGCTTACTTTTTGGTAAGAACCAAACATTTGAGCGCGGAATCGTATCTCGCAAAGGTAATGGAAGATCTCCAGAGTTTGGAAAAGTCCGAGGGAGAATCTTGGATGAGCTTGGAAGATTCTTCCTTTACCGCTTGGACAAAATTTTACAACCGTCCGAATGATCCGAACGCGAACAACACGGGAGTTTCGTATTACGTCAAAGGCGGGATCTTGGCTCTTGCTATGGATCTTTATCTTTTGTCCGAGACCTCGGGAAAATTCTCCCTTTTGGATGTGATGAACGAGGTCTATCAGACTTTTTTTGTCGGTAAAAAACGGGGTTTTACGAAAATCGAATTCTTTGAAGCGGCTAAAAAGAGGACCGGTGTCGATCTTAAGTTGGAATTCGGGGATTATTTGGATAAGCCGGTCGTGATTCCGATCGAACGGTATTTCCACAAAATCGGTGTGAAACGATTGGATTCTAGTCCGGGTGTGGAACTCGGTTTTACCACGAGAGAAGAAAGAGGAAATCTGATTCTCAGCAAGGTGGATTGGAAAGTTTTGGATCCTTCCGTCGATTTAAGTCAAGGCGACGAATGGATCGCGTTAAACGGTAGTCGAATTCATTCCGGAAATCGTAAGGATCTTTTGAAACAATTTAAGGCGGGGGATAAGGTCGAACTTTTGATCGCTCGCAGAGGTAAAATTTTGAAACGAAAGTTGAAACTTTCGAAACGTTTCCAATCGAGTCAGTTTAAGTTCGAGGAACATCCGTCGGAAGATCAGGTTCGTTTGCGGAATTTATTTTTCGGGCTTGGTTGA
- a CDS encoding peroxiredoxin, with protein MSDSVLGTNLPALSLESTEGKSVKLPDDIAGSWTLLYFYPKDDTPGCTKQACSYRDHIGEFKNIGAKVYGVSLDDLSSHENFIQKYSLNFPLLSDPDHKLSEALGVYGDQEWRGKVFKGLSRDSFLISPEGKVQKVWRKVDPTTTVEETLQEISKVSGK; from the coding sequence ATGTCAGATTCAGTATTAGGAACAAATCTTCCCGCGCTCAGCTTGGAAAGTACGGAAGGAAAGAGCGTAAAACTTCCGGACGATATCGCGGGTTCTTGGACTCTTCTTTATTTTTATCCGAAAGACGATACTCCGGGTTGTACGAAACAAGCCTGCAGTTATCGGGATCATATCGGAGAATTCAAAAACATCGGAGCCAAGGTATACGGAGTCAGTTTGGACGACTTGAGTTCTCATGAGAATTTTATTCAAAAGTATTCTTTGAATTTCCCGCTTTTATCCGATCCGGATCACAAGCTCAGCGAAGCGCTGGGAGTTTACGGAGATCAGGAATGGAGAGGAAAAGTTTTTAAGGGACTTTCTCGGGATTCTTTTTTGATTTCTCCGGAAGGAAAGGTTCAAAAGGTTTGGAGAAAAGTTGACCCGACGACAACGGTGGAAGAAACTCTCCAAGAGATTTCCAAAGTCAGCGGTAAATGA
- a CDS encoding SDR family NAD(P)-dependent oxidoreductase, translating into MSSKNQETIGKKNVILTGGSGGLGRALVESLVTEGYSVTNFDVQAPKQILSGEFFIRTDLTNDENLSSSLLQWENSVVSEGWVPYGFIHCAGYGGPYHTIIEVGSEEWDRIFSINIRSAFLISKTLLPIFKKLNLGRMVFVASSLSLIGAANSVAYSSSKHALIGFVRSLADEWGSFGITSNAVSPGYMETSMGIQEDQVSDHRNKIIDMTPSRRIALPSEIARVVSFLLKEESSYINGANWAVDGGITAI; encoded by the coding sequence GTGTCTTCGAAAAATCAGGAAACGATCGGAAAGAAGAATGTGATTCTCACCGGAGGAAGCGGAGGACTCGGACGCGCTCTTGTGGAATCTCTCGTAACCGAAGGTTACTCCGTTACGAACTTCGACGTTCAGGCTCCGAAACAAATTCTTTCCGGAGAATTTTTTATCCGAACGGATTTGACGAACGATGAAAACCTTTCTTCTTCTTTGCTTCAATGGGAGAATTCGGTCGTTTCCGAGGGTTGGGTTCCGTACGGTTTTATTCATTGTGCGGGTTACGGCGGTCCTTATCATACGATCATCGAAGTCGGTTCGGAGGAATGGGATCGCATTTTTTCGATCAATATCCGATCCGCGTTTTTGATTTCCAAAACACTTTTGCCTATATTCAAAAAATTGAATTTAGGGAGAATGGTGTTCGTCGCTTCTTCCTTGTCCCTGATCGGAGCCGCGAATTCCGTGGCGTATTCTTCCTCCAAACACGCCTTGATCGGTTTTGTTCGTTCTCTCGCCGACGAATGGGGTTCCTTCGGGATTACGTCTAACGCGGTCAGTCCGGGTTATATGGAAACTTCGATGGGGATTCAGGAGGATCAGGTTTCCGATCATAGAAACAAGATCATCGATATGACTCCTTCTCGTAGAATCGCGTTGCCTTCGGAGATCGCGCGAGTCGTTTCGTTTTTGTTAAAAGAAGAATCTTCTTATATCAATGGTGCGAATTGGGCCGTTGATGGCGGAATTACTGCGATTTAA
- a CDS encoding ATP-dependent 6-phosphofructokinase, producing METEIKNFGECTIPSPADYEYYTSDSSRLLFRTVFQSQEDWNSYVKNGPDFFEQAGPREKIFFHPKEVTAGIVTCGGLCPGINDVIRGVVMELYYRYGVSRILGFPYGYQGLVKKYSHKPIELTPEKVAHIVEEGGSMLASSRGNQSASEMVDYLSLYGVKMLFCIGGDGTLRGAREIVDEIAKRKEEISVIGIPKTIDNDINYVQKTFGFSTAFSKAMEAVECAHVEAKGAPNGIGLVKLMGRHSGFIAVNAALASRNVNYCLIPEVNFDLNGNGAFLDDLKKRIQKKGHAVIIVAEGAGQKFFDVTEERDASGNLKLGDIGVFLKNTMGEFFKKENIPVNIKYIDPSYIIRSIPANAEDSVFCGFLAQNAVHAAMAGKTDMVVGMWNNVFTHLPISVAIQERKVLQPDRSTLWRSLLASTGQPAHMEAR from the coding sequence ATGGAAACAGAAATAAAAAACTTCGGCGAATGTACGATCCCAAGTCCGGCGGATTACGAATACTATACTAGCGATTCTTCCAGGCTTTTATTCAGAACGGTATTTCAATCGCAGGAAGATTGGAATTCTTACGTCAAAAACGGTCCCGATTTTTTCGAACAGGCAGGTCCGAGGGAAAAAATTTTTTTCCATCCTAAGGAAGTGACCGCGGGAATCGTGACCTGCGGCGGTCTTTGTCCCGGAATCAACGACGTAATTCGAGGCGTCGTGATGGAACTCTACTATCGGTACGGGGTTTCGAGAATTCTCGGGTTTCCGTACGGTTATCAAGGTCTTGTAAAAAAATATTCGCATAAACCGATCGAACTTACGCCCGAGAAGGTGGCGCATATCGTGGAAGAAGGCGGTTCCATGCTCGCTTCTTCCCGAGGAAACCAATCCGCTTCGGAGATGGTGGACTACTTGAGCCTCTACGGCGTGAAGATGCTTTTTTGTATCGGAGGAGACGGCACGTTACGCGGCGCTCGGGAAATCGTGGACGAGATCGCCAAAAGGAAAGAAGAAATTTCCGTCATCGGAATTCCAAAAACCATAGACAACGATATCAACTATGTCCAAAAAACCTTCGGTTTTTCGACCGCGTTTTCCAAGGCGATGGAAGCCGTGGAGTGCGCGCACGTGGAAGCCAAAGGGGCGCCGAACGGAATCGGTCTTGTCAAGCTGATGGGTCGTCATTCCGGTTTTATCGCGGTGAACGCGGCGCTCGCGTCGAGAAACGTAAACTATTGTCTGATTCCAGAAGTGAACTTCGATCTAAACGGTAACGGAGCGTTTTTGGACGACTTAAAAAAACGAATCCAAAAGAAAGGACACGCGGTCATCATCGTAGCGGAAGGAGCCGGTCAAAAATTTTTTGACGTAACCGAGGAACGCGACGCGTCCGGAAATCTAAAACTCGGAGACATCGGCGTTTTCTTAAAGAACACGATGGGAGAATTTTTCAAAAAGGAAAATATTCCCGTAAACATAAAGTACATCGATCCGAGTTATATCATTCGATCGATTCCGGCTAACGCAGAAGATTCCGTGTTCTGCGGATTTTTGGCGCAGAACGCGGTTCACGCGGCGATGGCTGGTAAAACCGATATGGTCGTGGGAATGTGGAATAACGTGTTCACGCATCTTCCGATTTCGGTGGCGATTCAGGAAAGAAAAGTCTTACAACCCGATCGGAGTACTTTGTGGAGATCTCTTTTGGCTTCGACGGGACAACCGGCGCATATGGAAGCTCGTTGA